A window of the Candidatus Palauibacter soopunensis genome harbors these coding sequences:
- a CDS encoding Ig-like domain-containing protein, with protein MTVSVGESASVDVSPYFSDPDGDALSYAASSSNDAAAAASVSGASVVVAAHARGVVTVTVEARDPRGLIAQQTFQVTVPNRGPEAADEIPVQTVFAGRTATVDASAYFRDPDGDALRYTATSSRTEVATVAVSEAEIAIRALAPGVAMVTVRASDADGASAERVFSVTVPNRAPEGVGTISPLKLAVGDTVTVNVSAYFTDPDGESLSFTAASSNAAVAGVSAAGDSVTVAAVAKGLVTVTVTARDPQGEAAQQTFRVTVPNRAPERVGTIPSQTLPAGETAEVDASPYFTDADGDALSYSAASSNAGVAAVSASGSVVTVRAVAPGDATVTITASDPGGLSASSAFGVSVASVPSGFQIELVFATSVTATQEAAFRRAAERWMKILAPTDLPDIALNRTLGCGGDPKFERYVETIDDLMIVAAIEEIDGSRGTLARAGPCRVRTGSLLPLYGRMTFDVADLERLERGGELEDVVLHEMGHVLGIGTIWRPLGLLQNPASEDDEPDTHFTGRRTIEAFDEAGGANYTGAKVPVENTGGLGTRNGHWREVVLVTELMTGYLDRGPEPLSAITVQSLADLGYSVDLAAADSYRLPDADAARAVEEDERIPYGDDIWRGPVVVVDDAGRIVRIIRPH; from the coding sequence ATGACGGTGTCGGTCGGCGAGTCGGCCAGCGTTGACGTGTCTCCGTACTTCAGCGACCCGGACGGAGACGCCCTTTCCTACGCGGCAAGTTCGTCGAACGATGCGGCTGCGGCCGCATCGGTGTCGGGCGCTTCGGTCGTGGTCGCCGCACACGCGAGGGGCGTTGTGACGGTCACGGTGGAGGCGCGCGATCCACGTGGCCTGATCGCGCAGCAGACGTTCCAGGTGACCGTGCCGAACCGGGGGCCGGAAGCGGCGGACGAGATCCCGGTCCAGACCGTGTTCGCGGGACGGACCGCGACGGTGGATGCATCGGCCTACTTTCGCGACCCCGACGGCGACGCTCTGCGCTACACCGCCACGTCGTCGAGAACCGAGGTTGCAACGGTCGCCGTGTCGGAAGCGGAGATCGCGATCCGGGCCCTGGCCCCGGGGGTCGCGATGGTCACTGTGCGCGCGAGCGATGCGGATGGCGCGAGCGCGGAGCGGGTGTTTTCGGTGACCGTGCCGAATCGGGCCCCGGAGGGTGTGGGGACGATCTCGCCCTTGAAGCTGGCTGTGGGCGACACGGTGACCGTGAACGTGTCCGCCTACTTCACGGATCCGGACGGAGAGAGCCTTTCCTTCACGGCCGCTTCGTCGAACGCCGCCGTGGCCGGCGTCTCGGCGGCGGGAGATTCCGTCACGGTAGCGGCGGTTGCGAAGGGGCTCGTGACCGTGACGGTCACGGCGCGCGACCCGCAGGGCGAGGCGGCGCAGCAGACGTTCCGGGTCACCGTGCCCAACCGGGCGCCGGAGCGGGTCGGGACGATCCCGTCACAGACGCTGCCCGCCGGCGAGACGGCGGAGGTGGATGCCTCCCCATACTTTACCGACGCCGACGGCGACGCGCTTTCCTACTCGGCGGCCTCGTCGAACGCCGGCGTGGCCGCGGTCTCCGCGTCCGGCAGCGTCGTGACCGTGCGGGCGGTCGCGCCGGGCGACGCCACCGTGACGATCACGGCCAGCGACCCAGGAGGCCTGAGCGCCTCCTCCGCGTTCGGCGTGAGTGTGGCAAGCGTCCCCTCCGGGTTCCAGATCGAACTCGTGTTCGCGACGTCGGTGACCGCAACCCAGGAGGCAGCCTTCCGCAGGGCTGCCGAGCGCTGGATGAAGATTCTGGCGCCGACGGACCTCCCGGACATTGCGCTGAACCGAACCCTGGGCTGCGGCGGCGATCCGAAATTCGAGCGCTACGTCGAGACGATCGACGACCTGATGATCGTGGCGGCGATCGAAGAAATCGATGGTTCGCGCGGGACGCTGGCGCGAGCCGGCCCCTGCCGGGTGCGGACCGGGAGCCTGCTGCCCCTGTACGGTCGGATGACGTTCGACGTCGCCGACCTCGAGCGGCTCGAGCGCGGCGGCGAGCTGGAGGACGTGGTCCTCCACGAAATGGGGCATGTGCTGGGCATCGGAACCATCTGGCGACCGCTCGGATTGCTCCAGAACCCCGCATCCGAAGACGACGAGCCCGACACGCACTTCACGGGCCGGCGGACCATCGAGGCGTTCGACGAAGCCGGCGGCGCCAACTACACGGGCGCCAAGGTGCCCGTCGAGAACACCGGCGGCCTGGGCACCCGGAACGGCCACTGGCGGGAAGTCGTGCTCGTCACCGAACTCATGACCGGATACCTGGATCGCGGTCCCGAGCCCTTGAGTGCGATCACCGTTCAGTCCCTGGCGGACCTCGGCTACTCCGTCGATCTCGCGGCGGCTGATTCCTACCGGCTTCCCGACGCGGACGCCGCCCGCGCGGTCGAGGAGGACGAGCGGATCCCGTACGGAGACGACATCTGGAGAGGGCCCGTCGTCGTGGTCGACGATGCGGGGCGGATCGTCCGAATCATCAGACCCCACTAG
- a CDS encoding IS1595 family transposase, giving the protein MQVKGLSLLELAEKFPTEAAARRWFEQIVWPDGNRHCPRCGSLGTYRCRHAKMPYRCRDCGKYFSVKTGTPMAGSPLPLRKWAYAIHLNMSSPKGVASTKLAHDIGVTQKTAWFMQHRIRQIFVRDRPARFEGPVEVDEAYIGGKEHNKHVDKRLRQEGGFAGKIPVVGLKDRATNRVSAYVVGSTDARTLWRIITAHAGPGSVIYTDEYPTYRRLAPSYRHGAAKHSAGEWVRGDAHTNGMESFWALLKRAYMGTFHVLSRKHLQRYVDELAGKHNLRALGTMERMREVVVHMAGKRLTYRDLVYGRGAARYPAVPYA; this is encoded by the coding sequence ATGCAGGTCAAAGGGTTGAGCCTGTTGGAGTTGGCGGAGAAGTTCCCGACGGAAGCGGCGGCACGGAGGTGGTTCGAGCAGATCGTGTGGCCGGACGGGAACCGGCACTGCCCCCGGTGCGGGAGTCTGGGGACCTACCGTTGCAGGCACGCGAAGATGCCGTACCGGTGCCGGGACTGCGGGAAGTACTTCTCGGTCAAGACGGGGACGCCGATGGCGGGCTCCCCGCTCCCCTTGAGGAAATGGGCCTACGCGATCCACCTGAACATGAGCAGCCCGAAGGGGGTGGCGTCGACGAAGCTCGCGCACGACATCGGGGTGACGCAGAAGACGGCGTGGTTCATGCAGCACCGGATCCGGCAGATCTTCGTCCGGGACCGCCCGGCGCGGTTCGAGGGGCCGGTGGAGGTGGACGAGGCGTACATCGGGGGGAAGGAACACAACAAGCACGTGGACAAGCGGCTTCGCCAGGAGGGCGGGTTCGCGGGGAAGATCCCGGTGGTGGGGCTCAAGGACCGTGCCACGAACCGGGTGTCGGCCTACGTGGTGGGAAGCACGGATGCGAGAACGCTATGGCGGATCATCACGGCGCACGCGGGTCCGGGCTCGGTGATCTACACCGACGAGTACCCGACGTACAGACGGCTGGCGCCGAGCTACCGGCACGGCGCGGCGAAGCACTCGGCGGGGGAGTGGGTGCGGGGCGATGCCCACACCAACGGCATGGAGAGCTTCTGGGCGCTGCTGAAGCGGGCGTACATGGGGACGTTCCACGTGCTGAGCCGGAAGCATCTTCAGCGGTACGTGGACGAGCTGGCGGGCAAGCACAACCTTCGGGCGCTCGGGACCATGGAGAGGATGCGGGAGGTCGTGGTTCACATGGCGGGCAAGCGCCTCACCTATCGGGATCTGGTGTACGGCCGGGGCGCGGCCCGCTACCCCGCCGTGCCCTACGCCTGA
- a CDS encoding helix-turn-helix transcriptional regulator, translating to MRELRKGLGRPVYRELIAASSRPMVLSILAGGESYGYQMLKQVKVLSGGSVDWSDGMLYPVLHRLERDGLIAGRWQLTDAGRRRKYYRLTGRGRRQLSRDRASWRTLTTALEAAWGGAHV from the coding sequence GTGCGCGAATTGCGTAAGGGGCTGGGCCGGCCGGTCTACAGGGAACTGATCGCCGCTTCGTCGCGCCCGATGGTGCTCTCCATCCTCGCGGGCGGGGAGAGCTACGGCTACCAGATGCTCAAACAGGTGAAGGTCCTATCGGGTGGAAGCGTGGACTGGTCCGACGGAATGCTCTATCCGGTCCTGCACCGCTTGGAGCGGGACGGTCTCATCGCGGGCCGCTGGCAGTTGACCGATGCGGGACGGCGGCGGAAGTACTATCGGCTGACCGGACGGGGAAGGCGCCAGTTGTCGCGCGACCGGGCGAGTTGGCGGACGCTGACCACGGCACTCGAAGCGGCTTGGGGAGGAGCGCATGTTTGA
- a CDS encoding integrase arm-type DNA-binding domain-containing protein codes for MTLPRRPPKRKPRRRHPHNALSSAFVRNVREAGRYCDGNGLYLDVRPSGSRGWIQRLTIRGRRTELGLGGYPLVSLKEAREKAFLNRKLAREGGDPLSEKRRAESMPTFIETADKVWRQLRPGWRSDRHAQVWLNSLERHVFPRIGEMPVSEVTSADVIGILAPMWHEKPALSRKLRQRMRAVMEWAVAMGLRPDNPCDRVGPVLGVQGNRTQHLRALPHGEVAEAIRTVEASGGRPVVKLAFEFLVLTATRSNEVRGAAWREIDVEEAVWTIPAPRTKGNREHRVPLSGRALAILDEARRIGRGGALVFPGVRGRPLGRTAVWHLLKTCGVEAVPHGFRSSFRDWAAEETDHPREVAEAALAHKVRNQVEAAYRRTDLFERRRRLMDDWAAYLAG; via the coding sequence ATGACGCTCCCCCGACGACCACCGAAACGCAAGCCGCGCCGCCGGCATCCCCACAACGCGCTCTCCTCGGCCTTCGTCCGCAACGTGCGCGAGGCCGGACGGTACTGCGACGGTAACGGCCTGTACCTCGATGTCCGCCCCTCCGGGAGCCGGGGCTGGATCCAGCGCCTCACGATCCGGGGCCGCCGCACCGAGCTCGGGCTCGGCGGATACCCCCTGGTTTCTCTCAAGGAGGCCCGGGAGAAGGCGTTCCTCAACCGGAAGCTCGCCCGCGAGGGCGGCGATCCGCTCTCCGAGAAGCGGCGGGCCGAGTCGATGCCCACCTTTATCGAGACGGCCGACAAGGTCTGGAGGCAGCTTCGGCCGGGCTGGCGCTCGGACCGGCACGCGCAGGTCTGGCTGAACAGCCTGGAGCGCCATGTCTTCCCCCGCATCGGCGAGATGCCGGTCTCGGAGGTGACGAGCGCCGACGTGATCGGGATACTGGCTCCGATGTGGCACGAGAAGCCGGCGTTGTCGCGGAAGCTGCGCCAGCGCATGCGCGCGGTCATGGAGTGGGCCGTGGCCATGGGTCTCAGGCCGGACAACCCGTGCGACCGGGTCGGCCCGGTGCTCGGAGTGCAGGGGAACCGCACGCAGCACCTCCGGGCGCTGCCTCACGGCGAGGTGGCGGAGGCGATCCGGACGGTTGAGGCGTCGGGCGGGCGGCCGGTCGTGAAGCTGGCCTTCGAGTTCCTCGTGCTCACGGCGACGCGCTCGAACGAGGTCCGCGGGGCGGCGTGGAGGGAGATCGACGTCGAGGAGGCGGTGTGGACCATCCCGGCCCCGCGCACGAAGGGGAACCGCGAGCACCGGGTTCCGCTCAGCGGGCGGGCGCTCGCGATCCTCGACGAGGCGCGGCGGATCGGGCGGGGCGGCGCGCTCGTGTTTCCGGGCGTGCGCGGCAGACCGCTCGGGCGCACGGCCGTCTGGCACCTGCTCAAGACCTGCGGGGTCGAGGCCGTGCCGCACGGGTTCCGGTCGAGCTTCCGGGACTGGGCGGCCGAGGAGACGGATCATCCGCGCGAGGTGGCTGAGGCGGCGCTCGCGCACAAGGTCCGCAACCAGGTCGAGGCGGCATACCGGCGCACGGACCTGTTCGAGCGGCGGCGACGGCTCATGGATGACTGGGCGGCCTATCTCGCCGGTTGA
- a CDS encoding SPW repeat protein codes for MASRWVGLALGLWFLGAPFIWGYPFGFLWWHSVVLGGSILVVTITFNLGINRISGWGLIALGAYSMLSPFIHGYLANAQAFFNDLMFGVITVGTGAAMGGAGIEHSDEAPSTA; via the coding sequence ATGGCCTCACGCTGGGTCGGTCTCGCGCTGGGACTCTGGTTCCTGGGCGCCCCGTTCATCTGGGGATACCCGTTCGGTTTCCTGTGGTGGCACAGCGTGGTGCTCGGCGGTTCCATCCTCGTCGTCACCATCACCTTCAACCTCGGCATCAACCGGATCAGCGGCTGGGGACTCATCGCCCTCGGCGCCTACAGCATGCTGTCGCCCTTCATCCACGGGTATCTCGCCAACGCGCAGGCCTTTTTCAACGACCTCATGTTCGGCGTCATCACCGTGGGCACCGGCGCCGCGATGGGCGGAGCCGGAATCGAACACTCCGACGAGGCCCCCAGCACCGCCTGA
- a CDS encoding heavy metal translocating P-type ATPase, protein MARKTYRIAGMHCSACVGSVEKSLNAVDGVEASVSLPAESATLTLTRDVGFEELAAAVEGAGYEIEPIADVDRGEAERSRLAEAEARSREASKTMWTAWALTVPAMVWMLPEMFAGLRWPSPLVFDLGVTVLGAAVLVGPGGSTLRSAWRSARGRTPNMDVLIALGAGVSVLTGVWAVLHVLGFAPMIMNFAPVGAMIAAIHLTGRSVEAKARGRSSSAIQALLSLEAPTARVEREGAELEIPTRDVAVGDVMIIRPGEKIPTDGVVLEGRSAVDESLATGESIPVEKEPGSSVLGSTVNHSGALRVRATGVGEDTFLSNVIRLVEEAQTSKVPIQEFADRVTAIFVPVILVVALAAFAGWFVVPGLFTEAARWASGFIPWVNPELGRLSLALYAAVAVLVIACPCALGLATPTALMVGTGLGATRGVLIRDGAAVQTLDRADTLVFDKTGTLTQGAPRVVEIFAADEAAEGRVLALAAAVEDASEHPLARAVVEEARGRGIAFSRAGGVEARVGMGIVGEVDGQRVIVGSARLLREEGVPAEDIAEVERRFGDAARTVAWVAAGGRLLGAIAIADPVKEDARETLLELSRRGFRTVMLTGDHEAVAAAVAEHLGIDDFRAGLLPADKVEAVRQLRAEGRTVAFVGDGINDAPALKAADVGIAVGTGTDIAIEAADITLVQGDLRSVLRATKLARATFRKIRENLFWAYVYNVVAIPVAFLGLLHPVLAEAAMALSSISVVTNANRLRRTRL, encoded by the coding sequence ATGGCCAGAAAGACCTATCGGATCGCCGGCATGCACTGCTCGGCCTGCGTGGGCTCCGTGGAGAAGAGCCTCAACGCGGTGGATGGCGTGGAGGCTTCGGTGAGCCTGCCCGCCGAGTCCGCGACGCTGACGCTCACCCGGGACGTGGGCTTCGAGGAACTCGCCGCGGCCGTCGAAGGGGCCGGCTACGAGATCGAACCCATCGCGGACGTGGACCGCGGAGAGGCCGAGCGCTCGCGCCTTGCGGAGGCGGAAGCCCGCTCACGCGAGGCGTCGAAAACGATGTGGACCGCGTGGGCGCTCACGGTCCCGGCCATGGTGTGGATGCTGCCGGAGATGTTCGCGGGCCTGCGCTGGCCGTCGCCTCTCGTCTTCGATCTCGGCGTCACGGTGCTCGGGGCCGCCGTCCTCGTGGGACCGGGGGGCTCGACGCTGCGGAGCGCGTGGCGTTCGGCGCGGGGCCGCACGCCGAACATGGATGTTCTCATCGCGCTCGGGGCCGGCGTCTCCGTGCTCACGGGCGTGTGGGCGGTCCTTCACGTCCTCGGGTTTGCCCCGATGATCATGAACTTCGCGCCGGTGGGCGCCATGATCGCGGCCATCCACCTCACGGGCCGCTCCGTGGAGGCGAAGGCGCGCGGCCGTTCCTCGTCGGCGATCCAGGCCCTGCTTTCGCTCGAGGCGCCGACGGCCCGCGTCGAGCGGGAGGGCGCGGAACTCGAGATCCCGACCCGGGACGTCGCGGTGGGTGACGTGATGATCATCCGCCCGGGCGAGAAGATCCCGACGGACGGCGTCGTTCTCGAGGGCCGGAGTGCGGTCGATGAATCGCTCGCGACGGGCGAGTCGATCCCGGTCGAGAAGGAACCGGGATCCTCCGTCCTCGGCTCGACGGTCAATCACTCCGGCGCGCTCCGGGTGCGGGCGACGGGCGTGGGCGAGGACACCTTCCTGTCCAACGTCATCCGTCTCGTGGAGGAGGCGCAGACGAGCAAGGTCCCGATCCAGGAGTTCGCGGATCGGGTGACCGCCATCTTCGTGCCCGTCATCCTCGTCGTCGCGCTGGCGGCCTTCGCGGGCTGGTTCGTGGTGCCCGGACTCTTCACGGAGGCCGCGCGCTGGGCGTCGGGGTTCATCCCGTGGGTGAACCCGGAACTGGGCCGCCTCTCGCTCGCGCTCTACGCCGCGGTCGCGGTGCTCGTCATCGCCTGCCCCTGCGCGCTCGGGCTCGCCACCCCCACGGCGCTCATGGTCGGGACCGGCCTCGGGGCGACGCGCGGCGTCCTCATCCGGGACGGGGCCGCCGTCCAGACCCTGGACCGGGCGGACACGCTCGTCTTCGACAAGACGGGCACCCTGACCCAGGGCGCCCCCCGCGTTGTCGAGATCTTCGCGGCCGACGAGGCAGCCGAGGGGCGCGTACTCGCACTCGCGGCCGCGGTGGAGGACGCCTCGGAGCACCCGCTCGCCCGCGCCGTCGTCGAGGAGGCGCGCGGTCGCGGCATCGCCTTCTCCCGGGCGGGCGGCGTGGAGGCCCGGGTCGGGATGGGCATCGTCGGCGAGGTCGACGGCCAGCGGGTCATCGTGGGGAGCGCGCGGCTGCTGCGCGAGGAGGGCGTCCCGGCGGAAGACATCGCCGAGGTAGAGCGGCGTTTCGGCGACGCCGCGCGCACGGTCGCCTGGGTGGCCGCCGGCGGGCGGCTGCTCGGCGCGATCGCGATCGCCGACCCGGTGAAGGAAGACGCGCGGGAAACCCTCCTCGAGCTGAGCCGCCGCGGCTTCCGGACCGTGATGCTCACCGGCGATCATGAAGCCGTGGCGGCCGCCGTCGCCGAGCATCTCGGCATCGACGACTTCCGGGCCGGGCTGCTCCCCGCCGACAAGGTCGAGGCCGTCCGGCAACTCCGCGCTGAGGGCCGCACCGTGGCCTTCGTCGGCGACGGGATCAACGACGCACCCGCGCTCAAGGCGGCGGACGTCGGCATCGCCGTGGGGACCGGCACCGACATCGCGATCGAAGCCGCGGACATCACCCTCGTGCAGGGAGACCTGCGCTCCGTGCTGCGCGCGACGAAGCTCGCCCGCGCCACCTTCCGCAAGATCCGCGAGAACCTCTTCTGGGCCTACGTCTACAACGTCGTCGCGATCCCGGTCGCCTTCCTCGGCCTCCTCCACCCCGTGCTCGCTGAGGCCGCGATGGCGCTGAGTTCGATCTCCGTCGTCACGAACGCGAACCGTCTCCGCCGGACCCGCCTGTAG
- a CDS encoding metal-sensitive transcriptional regulator — protein MSHAGPHAMGIAEGTKHDLGRRLARIRGQVGGIARMVEDERYCPDILQQFAAVHSALRAAEKELLLNHLDRCATHAIEAGGDDAARVRAEIADLFMRFAGK, from the coding sequence GTGAGCCACGCGGGGCCGCATGCGATGGGGATCGCGGAGGGGACGAAACACGACCTCGGCCGTCGGTTGGCCCGTATCCGGGGACAGGTCGGGGGCATCGCCCGCATGGTGGAGGATGAACGGTACTGCCCGGACATCCTGCAGCAGTTCGCCGCCGTTCACTCCGCGCTCCGCGCGGCCGAAAAGGAACTCCTGCTGAACCACCTCGATCGCTGCGCGACGCACGCCATCGAGGCAGGCGGCGACGACGCCGCGCGGGTGCGCGCGGAGATCGCGGATCTCTTCATGCGCTTTGCCGGCAAGTGA
- a CDS encoding sodium:solute symporter family protein — MDLLTIAVFGYPLVLIGIGVWRSRQIKSHADFMVAGRNVPVALLVGTLICTWIGSGSLFGGAGLAYRTGIAELWFSFGAWVGLLVAFYLAPRVRSIAKYTVPDLLEQRYNAAARVLGTVAIILAYVTIAAYQFRGGGWILSIVTDGAISPTTGMIITCVTIVAFTALAGMVSIVSVDLLNGIIITLGIVIGLPYLVFSNGGVGEIAAALPEQHLTVLGGHNVLWVIGVAMPTFLLILGESGMYQKFFSAKDAGSAKKAVVGMFLGVVFIETTLALIAIVGRAVFPELADPEQVSLVGRAASETIILYIAANGLPIVGGAILLAAAVAIVLSTGNTFLLVPSTNVSRDLYERFVDPDASEGRKLALQRLCVVLFGGLGLVLLTQFDTVLAMALYAYSLVGASLTPALLAAFLWRRVTPQGGVACIAGGLGSIVGIALLSRFGVNFTATIGGTAFDFASSDYIVIPGVLISLGLLIIVSLLTPPSPEEKWQPFFRENPEKL; from the coding sequence ATGGACCTGCTGACGATCGCCGTCTTCGGCTACCCGCTCGTCCTCATCGGGATCGGCGTGTGGCGCTCCAGGCAGATCAAGAGCCACGCCGACTTCATGGTGGCGGGCCGGAACGTGCCGGTGGCGCTCCTCGTCGGGACCCTCATCTGCACCTGGATCGGATCGGGCTCGCTCTTCGGCGGGGCCGGGCTGGCCTACCGCACGGGGATCGCGGAGTTGTGGTTCTCCTTCGGCGCCTGGGTCGGCCTCCTCGTCGCCTTCTACCTGGCGCCCCGCGTGCGCTCGATCGCGAAGTACACCGTCCCGGACCTCCTCGAACAGCGCTACAACGCGGCGGCGCGCGTCCTCGGCACGGTCGCGATCATCCTGGCCTACGTCACGATCGCCGCCTACCAGTTCCGGGGCGGCGGCTGGATCCTGAGCATCGTCACCGACGGCGCGATCTCGCCCACGACCGGGATGATCATCACCTGCGTCACGATCGTGGCGTTCACAGCGCTCGCCGGGATGGTGTCGATCGTCTCCGTCGATCTCCTGAACGGGATCATCATCACCCTCGGGATCGTCATCGGTCTCCCCTATCTCGTGTTCTCGAACGGCGGGGTCGGGGAGATCGCGGCCGCACTGCCGGAGCAGCATCTCACCGTACTCGGGGGACACAACGTGCTCTGGGTCATCGGCGTCGCGATGCCCACCTTCCTGCTCATCCTGGGCGAGAGCGGCATGTACCAGAAGTTCTTCTCCGCGAAGGACGCGGGGTCGGCCAAGAAGGCGGTGGTCGGCATGTTCCTCGGGGTCGTCTTCATCGAGACGACGCTGGCCCTGATCGCGATCGTCGGGCGGGCGGTCTTCCCGGAACTCGCCGACCCGGAGCAGGTGTCACTGGTCGGTCGCGCGGCGTCGGAGACGATCATCCTCTACATCGCCGCCAACGGCCTGCCGATCGTCGGGGGCGCGATTCTCCTCGCCGCGGCGGTCGCCATCGTACTCTCGACGGGCAACACGTTTCTGCTCGTGCCCTCGACGAACGTGAGCCGGGACCTCTACGAACGCTTCGTGGATCCGGACGCGAGCGAGGGGCGGAAGCTGGCGTTGCAGCGCCTGTGCGTCGTCCTGTTCGGCGGGCTGGGGCTCGTACTGCTGACGCAGTTCGACACCGTGCTCGCGATGGCGCTGTACGCGTACTCGCTCGTCGGGGCGAGCCTCACGCCGGCGCTCCTCGCCGCTTTCCTCTGGCGTCGCGTGACGCCGCAGGGAGGGGTGGCGTGTATCGCGGGCGGACTCGGGAGCATCGTGGGGATCGCGCTCCTGTCCCGGTTCGGCGTGAACTTCACCGCCACGATCGGGGGCACCGCGTTCGACTTCGCTTCGAGCGACTACATCGTGATCCCGGGAGTCCTCATCTCGCTCGGACTCCTTATCATCGTGAGCCTCCTCACACCGCCCTCCCCCGAGGAGAAGTGGCAGCCCTTCTTCCGGGAGAATCCCGAGAAGCTCTGA
- a CDS encoding potassium channel protein — protein MSLVRHLFDFSRFEGRLLGAVVFTVSLTVIGTIGFALMPEYNLSDAFFMTVITVSAVGYGEIRTLTDGGRIFASFMIAGGIVTLAIWFALITATLVEMDLTQSLKRRRTMKRIDRRRDHVILCGAGRTGLAALKRLATRGTPYVAIESDPVQIEEARRIDPDALVIEGDATDDDALVAAGIERARGLIASLSADTDNAFVCLAARELNPDLTIVGRARSEDAVSKLKKAGADRVVTPNSTGGIQMASLVLRPDLTLFVDFDTPGDAGGMGLLLEQVSVPESSEVAGLTLAEAKIQARTGLLVVAIRRGSEGGGDAEGFVYNPGSQERLRAGDDLVVLGPPRSFDELRDFLS, from the coding sequence ATGAGTCTCGTGCGGCACCTGTTCGACTTCAGCCGGTTCGAAGGCCGCCTCCTCGGGGCCGTCGTCTTCACGGTGAGTCTCACGGTCATCGGGACGATCGGCTTCGCTCTCATGCCCGAATACAACCTGTCGGACGCATTCTTCATGACCGTCATCACGGTCTCGGCGGTCGGGTACGGCGAAATCCGGACGCTCACGGACGGCGGCCGCATCTTCGCGAGTTTCATGATCGCGGGCGGCATCGTCACGCTCGCGATCTGGTTCGCCCTCATCACCGCCACCCTCGTCGAGATGGACCTGACCCAGTCACTCAAGAGACGAAGAACGATGAAGAGGATCGACCGCCGCAGGGACCATGTGATCCTGTGCGGGGCGGGCCGCACCGGCCTGGCCGCGCTGAAGAGGCTCGCCACGCGCGGGACCCCATACGTCGCCATCGAAAGCGACCCCGTGCAGATCGAGGAGGCCCGCCGGATCGACCCCGACGCGCTGGTCATCGAGGGGGACGCGACCGATGACGACGCGCTCGTCGCGGCGGGGATCGAGCGGGCGCGCGGGCTCATCGCCTCGCTGAGCGCGGACACCGACAACGCATTCGTGTGTCTGGCGGCGCGTGAGCTGAACCCGGATCTGACGATCGTGGGGCGGGCGCGTTCCGAGGACGCGGTGAGCAAGCTCAAGAAGGCCGGCGCCGACCGCGTCGTCACGCCCAACTCGACGGGCGGCATCCAGATGGCCTCGCTCGTCCTGCGGCCCGACCTCACGCTCTTCGTCGACTTCGACACCCCCGGCGACGCCGGCGGAATGGGACTCCTTCTGGAGCAGGTGTCCGTGCCGGAGTCCTCCGAGGTCGCCGGACTCACCCTGGCCGAGGCGAAGATCCAGGCCAGAACCGGCCTGCTCGTCGTCGCGATCCGGCGCGGAAGCGAAGGGGGCGGCGACGCCGAGGGGTTCGTCTACAACCCGGGGTCGCAGGAGAGGCTGCGGGCCGGCGACGATCTCGTCGTGCTCGGACCTCCTCGCAGCTTCGACGAACTGCGCGATTTCCTGAGCTGA